TCTTTGAATTTGCGATGCTAGACCCATAAAGCTCTTACTTTGATTTGCTTCCATTTGCGTAATGTAGCAAATCCAAAGATACATAGGAGTATGTAACCATACTAAGTAGTTCTTGTTGCCATCATTGGGAAATAAAGCAATTCATCAATTTATCAAAGTTCTACTAAAAGTAGCATACTAATCCTAGTTACCAATTCCATCATCATTACCATCATCATAGTTGACCAAAAAAGAATATATCACATAGCCAAACAGAAAGTATCACTATCATTCCACTACTAGTAAAAGATGCTCATacaaatagaggtgttcatgtCATTGAGTTGATATcaagttattattttatatcGAGTCAAATTGGATGCAGAAATTAGATCGGGTATGAACATCTCTAAATACAAATAACAAAGTAACCAATAACTACTATAAAAGTATTAGATCaaagaaaagtttttttttttcttacctccaaattaagaaaaaagaaagtaaccaactttctttttttcattgtgATCATCTAGACTTTGGCTTCTGCAACAAAGCAGTCAAATACACCTCCCCATTCTTCATCCCACTAGAATCCTTCTTATTCCCAGTAGCCCACTTAACAATCTTATACCCCAATTTATCAATCAATGGTTTGTAAACCTTATCCAAATCAACCCCTTTACCAAAAAAATGATCAATCCACAAATACCCACCACCTCTCAACACTCTATCAACATCAAACAACAAAAACTCCATAACCACTTTAGGGATCCACCTATTCACGGCGTGCCCACATCGAACCAAATCGACAACCCCGTCGAAAAGAGGCAATCTCTGTTGTAGTGGCGCGTGCAATGACAATACACCTCTAAGCGCGTTGAATTCACTGTAAGGTGCACCTAAATTCATAGTAGTTGTCAAAATGGTAACATTCCTTTCTTTCATCTTAGCTGCAAAGCTCCCAGTCCCACCTCCAATATCAACCCCTAATCGAATAACGGAATTACCCTTTTTAGAAATATCCAAAAGTTGAGGAATAGTAAGATCAACTTCAGATTTATAAGCTAAAAATTGATTTGAATCAAGATTTAGATCAAAACCCAGTTTAGGATTCAAACATTTGAAGCTCCTACAAGTAGCAGAAGGGTAAGAACTCCAAATAACATTAGAATCAGGAGAAGAtaatctagggttagatggGGTACGAGAAAAACAACGACGTCTGGGTAAAGGATGACACCCACGAAGAATCAAAGATTCAGCTAGATGGGTATCTTTAGGACAAAGAGAAAAGGGTGTATAATTCATGTACTGATGAAGAAGATCAGGGTAATCATGACAAGAAGAAGCAATAGGGGAAAACTTGGCGTAAGTAAGAAGATCTGAAGGTGGAGCATTAATGGAGTTTGAAGGTTGTGGGTTCTTATCAGAAGGTTGGAGGCGCGTGAGATGGTTAATGGTGGCGCGTATGGTTTGAAGTTGTTGAAGAAGGTGATGAGGAACATGGGTAGATTGAGGTGGAGTAGTAGGATGGAAGAAGGAAGTTGTggaagaaagatggtagagAGAAAGAAGGTTGGTAGCAACCATGGCTACTAAGAGAAGGAAGTTAAGACCCATCATGAAGGACATTGCCATTGAATTTGGGTAGGTTGAATATGATTTGGCTATGTAGGGGAAGAAGGGCTCTTACTTCTAGGTACTACTGATCTCTGTCAACTAGCAGTGGAGTAGAGTAGAATAGAGTAGAGGGAGGGAGTGAAGAAATTAATGAAGGGTTttactttttcttattttgtctttttttatactCGCAAAGTCACACATGAACTTTTGATAAATGACAATAGTTGATTATAGTGATAaatttgactataattttattaattagtttgatCAGTTGATTTTGAACTCGCTGTTATGAGCAGTTTGTCTAAAAACAgctaatttataataataagttgtttcaaccagctaattttatgaaatattagCATTGACTGGTCTGATCACTCAACTCACTAATTGTATAGAACAAGCTAAAATTACCCAATAAGTTATTTTGCAAAACACCCCCATAATATTCCCTTTgttctattatacttgctacatttgactttttacgcaatttaatatgttatcattgattctttatatatgcaaatttaaaagttataaaaaaatattataaaaatatgtgattagacgattcTAATAAGAtgtcacttaattatatttatcgttacacattagccgcagtG
This genomic stretch from Amaranthus tricolor cultivar Red isolate AtriRed21 chromosome 9, ASM2621246v1, whole genome shotgun sequence harbors:
- the LOC130823610 gene encoding probable methyltransferase At1g29790, with product MAMSFMMGLNFLLLVAMVATNLLSLYHLSSTTSFFHPTTPPQSTHVPHHLLQQLQTIRATINHLTRLQPSDKNPQPSNSINAPPSDLLTYAKFSPIASSCHDYPDLLHQYMNYTPFSLCPKDTHLAESLILRGCHPLPRRRCFSRTPSNPRLSSPDSNVIWSSYPSATCRSFKCLNPKLGFDLNLDSNQFLAYKSEVDLTIPQLLDISKKGNSVIRLGVDIGGGTGSFAAKMKERNVTILTTTMNLGAPYSEFNALRGVLSLHAPLQQRLPLFDGVVDLVRCGHAVNRWIPKVVMEFLLFDVDRVLRGGGYLWIDHFFGKGVDLDKVYKPLIDKLGYKIVKWATGNKKDSSGMKNGEVYLTALLQKPKSR